In one Acipenser ruthenus chromosome 10, fAciRut3.2 maternal haplotype, whole genome shotgun sequence genomic region, the following are encoded:
- the LOC117406778 gene encoding LOW QUALITY PROTEIN: homeobox protein CDX-1-like (The sequence of the model RefSeq protein was modified relative to this genomic sequence to represent the inferred CDS: inserted 5 bases in 3 codons; deleted 2 bases in 1 codon) yields the protein MDPSSPQYKLLEPSSVRGGILQDGTRPIEKMCSGRMGVLSSETPSPLDPTTDWSYFGFYHVSHGSAERERTGVLPEASGYSTNRFQTADIYXFISHCQNTYNRNEYPACSPIYHYWPXDYSRGSPAYPGQVEPLYTEPKLSLAKPHIGHSHCYGVSSGSPHVGIRTVPRALVLGFPCLCPKTPTRQRKNRIPYSKHLRAELEKAFXDKFVSPEIRLNISSKLSLTERQVKIWFQNQRQKEKKLLRVQQRIN from the exons ATGGATCCCAGTTCTCCACAATACAAACTCCTAGAGCCATCTAGCGTTAGAGGTGGAATATTGCAAGATGGGACGAGGCCCATTGAAAAAATGTGTTCTGGAAGAATGGGCGTTCTTTCCTCTGAGACTCCTTCTCCTTTAGATCCGACAACAGACTGGAGTTATTTTGGTTTCTACCATGTATCCCATGGAAgtgca gagagagaacgaACTGGAGTTTTACCTGAGGCGTCCGGATACTCTACAAACCGATTCCAAACGGCAGACATATA CTTCATTAGTCATTGTCAGAACACCTATAATCGAAACGAATACCCAGCATGCTCTCCCATATATCATTACTGGC TAGACTACTCTCGGGGATCACCTGCCTACCCAGGCCAGGTAGAGCCGCTTTACACAGAACCAAAATTAAGCCTGGCCAAGCCTCACATTGGTCATTCACATTGCTATGGAGTGTCTTCGGGGTCTCCCCACGTTGGAATACGCACAGTCCCAAGAGCTTtag TATTAGGGTTCCCATGTTTGTGCCCAAAGACACCCACGAGACAGAGAAAAAATAGAATTCCATACAGCAAACATCTAAGGGCTGAGCTGGAAAAAGCTTT GGATAAATTCGTTTCCCCTGAAATTAGATTAAACATTTCATCAAAACTCTCTCTGACAGAAAGACAG GTCAAAATATGGTTTCAAAACCAAAGGCAGAAGGAAAAGAAACTTCTTCGCGTGCAACAACGCATAAATTAA